Proteins co-encoded in one Gouania willdenowi chromosome 1, fGouWil2.1, whole genome shotgun sequence genomic window:
- the LOC114470092 gene encoding tetraspanin-5, producing the protein MMSGKHFKAHEVSCCIKYFIFGFNIIFWFLGVAFLGIGLWAWSEKGVLTNISHITDLGGFDPVWLFLVVGGVMFILGFAGCIGALRENSFLLKFFSVFLGIIFFLELTAGILAFVFKDWIKDQLNFFINNNIRAYRDDIDLQNLIDFTQIYWECCGAFGADDWNMNIYFNCTDSNPSREKCGVPFSCCTKDPAEDVINTQCGYDIRAKTDSEQRTFIYIKGCVPQFEKWLQDNLTVVAGIFIGIALLQIFGICLAQNLVSDIEAVRESCLFT; encoded by the exons ATGATGTCCGGAAAGCATTTCAAGGCTCACGAAGTGAGCTGCTGCATCAAGTATTTCATCTTCGGATTTAACATCATTTTCTGG TTCCTCGGCGTGGCCTTCCTCGGCATTGGTCTGTGGGCGTGGAGTGAAAAG GGTGTCCTGACCAACATCTCCCATATCACTGACCTGGGGGGCTTCGACCCTGTCTGGCTTTTCCTAGTCGTTGGTGGTGTGATGTTCATCCTGGGTTTTGCCGGATGCATCGGAGCACTGCGAGAAAACTCATTCCTGCTCAAGTTT TTCTCCGTGTTCCTGgggatcattttttttctggagCTGACTGCAGGAATTCTGGCCTTCGTCTTCAAAGACTGGATCAAAGACCAGCTAAACTTTTTCATTAACAACAACATTAGAGCCTACAGAGATGACATTGACCTGCAAAACCTGATAGACTTCACCCAAATTTAT TGGGAGTGTTGTGGAGCATTTGGCGCTGATGACTGGAATATGAACATCTACTTCAACTGTACAGATTCAAACCCAAGCCGTGAGAAATGCGGCGTTCCTTTTTCCTGCTGCACCAAAGATCCAGCG GAGGATGTCATTAACACCCAGTGTGGATATGATATTCGAGCCAAAACG GACTCAGAGCAGAGGACTTTCATCTACATCAAAGGCTGCGTCCCACAGTTTGAGAAGTGGCTTCAGGATAACCTGACAGTGGTGGCGGGCATCTTTATTGGGATTGCATTGCTTCAG ATTTTTGGCATCTGTTTAGCACAAAATCTGGTGAGCGACATCGAGGCTGTGAGAGAGAGTTG TTTGTTTACCTAA